The Hordeum vulgare subsp. vulgare chromosome 7H, MorexV3_pseudomolecules_assembly, whole genome shotgun sequence DNA window TAATGGTCACGGGGTCGTACAGATTTTCAGTCTGAAACTATGGGAACATGCAAAGGGAAACAAAGAAAGTTTCACAAGATTTTTGTTCCATTGTTAGGAGAAGATAGTGGTCATATTTGTGCGAACAAAACAAGCATGGTAATACACACGTTAAGGTGACTTCTGAAAGACCCAAAAGAGAAAATTTTGATCACAGAAAAACCTAAGTCTAAAGAGTTGAGTTATTTGATCAGATACTGCCAACTCCCCTTTTTACACAGGACCTGCATTTAACTTTTTAGTGTCTTCCAGAAATGGATCTCCACTCTtggaaaaactaaaaaaactggGTAATAACAGCAAGAGTGTACAAGATTGAACAAGCATAGCTGGTCAACCAAACAAGAGATAATCGCTTATTGCAAGAAAGCCAAATAAGTcctacatatctagcaaataagtTTTACATGTCTAGTGACTAAATTCAGATGTAAAGATAAAATGGCCCTGCAATGGCCATTTCCCCTCCCTAAAAGTGGATTAGAATGATAGCTTAGTTTTGCATCAAGAGCTAATGAGAGAATGATAAGGTCAAAGCAATAAGAGAATGACCTAAAGCAAACCATAGTAACATTCTATTCATCTCATAGTAgtagaatattatgaacaaaatcAGTTTGAAATATCCTCTAGTCAAGACCAACCAAATATTCCTGGCTGAGATATACCAGCAGGTAATATAAGCCTAATTGGTTTGATGCCAATTTTGGCATGCCAATTATTGGCAAGTCTAGAAAATTGGCTATCAATTGGTTCTTGCTCATCTCACAAAAAGTTGCCAATTTTTGGCAGCTTTTGGTTTTGCCAAATGTTGGAATCAAATCAATTAGCCTCTATATCTTCTACATGCACTTAGCAAGTTGCAGGTACATCCTCTGTACCCTGTAAATACTGTCAACATTGTTACACTTCACATATCACTTGCATTTGGTTCTGTgcatgtgttgtgtgtgtggtgggtgggaggggggggggggggggctatgtcCACATAATAAGCAATACTGGCAATTGTCATAACATCTCCAGCAGCAGAATGCTTATTTTACATAAACAAATACTTGATCCACCAAGTCAGCTTACGGtggagaatttcgaaataaaaatGTTCAATGCTAAAATGGCAATTCTGAACAGCAACATTAGGGAATTTTACATTCATACTACCACATTTTTTGTGCAACTCAATTAGTACATGCATATCAGGGAGTGCTTACATAATTTATTTATTTGGAGAAACATGTAACAAACTGAAATAGCAATTCAGTTATTACAGATTATGATAAAGTAAGCAGTTCTGGCTACCATAACAACACTCCATATAGCTAGAGTACATGTATAGTATGCAGCTCAGGAGCTATGAAACTAATGGTAACCAACTAACCACCAGAACTAAATTAAGAACATAATTCTATTAGAACAATAAGAGCAAGAAGAACCTGCAGATGTTTCAGTATCAAAAGAAGGTATAATTAAATCCAAACTATGGTCTTGAGTGATGGCAATGTCAGGAAATGAAGCATAATTGCCTATTTAGAGTAACATCATTACTAACAGAAATAAGTAAGATAAagagcagtttcttcaacttaCGGAGCCATCCAACGATATGTTCCTGTTTCAGGTGTCATCCCCTCGGTCTTCACTTCAATCCTAGCAACTCCGAAGTCAGCAATCTTGATCGATTTATCACCAGAAATCAAGAGGTTATCTGACTTGAGATCTCTGTGGATGAACCCAAGGCCATGAACATAAGCCATGCCACGTGCAACATCTAGTGCCTGCTTCACTGCCAGCTTCAGTGGAACAGACCTGTTCTGCCTCCTATTCAGGAAATTCCTAACAGATCCACCCTTTGCATACCCTGTGACAATGCACCAAACTATTGGCTTCCTGCATGCGCCAACAAACTTAACTATATTTGGATGCCTTAACTCTGCAAGCATCCTAACTTCTTGCACAAACTGTTGCTCCAGCAGCTGAGCTTGTGGGGGGTCGGCCTCGGGCCTCTCCAAAAGCTTAATGGCAACATCCATCCCATTGTAGGTCCCCCTGTATAGCTTCCCAAATGCGCCTTGTGCAAAGGGCAATCCCATGTGGAGCTTCCCCAAATCAATGGTCCACTCCTCATAATCCTTGAGTGTCTCAGTCGGGAATCTAGTGTCCATCAAAGCCTGTGCCAACGCATCATCACTCAAAGCATGAGACACACGCCCAGGACGGAAAATGCTGTTCCCAACCGAGTAGCTGACCACAGCAACAGGTCCCCTGTGGCTAGGATGGTTAAGCATCCCAGTACGCGAGTCAGTAGAACCAACACTACTGTTGTCCACAGACATTATGGAACCACCGTGCATGCTGGTTTGCATGCTGTTAAGGCTATCAATGGACATGGTGGAGCCCTCCCCTAGCTTCTGGTAGTATGCCATGTCACAGAAGTTGACGCCACCGTCCTGGCCGCTTACGGCACTAATGATCCCGGGGAACTTGGCCGATTCCATCATTCTCAGATAACCAAAGCCTGAGCTCCGGCAACCTTTCCGCTCTTCCTTTCTCCCTCACACAGTCCACCCAAAGGCTATTTACCTGCAACAGAGAGAACGCAACGGAGATCAAAAGCAACAACAAGCTAAAGTTTCGTCTTCATCCTGCAAGCATACAATTGTCACAACTGCCAGCACACAAGCATAAAATCAACTAAAAACGATATGATACAGCAAGAAACGCACAAAATCCACGACGAGGAACACCCTGATCCCTGAAATAACACCCAAAATAATCCTTACAGCATCAGACTTCGCTCCGAATAGACCCTTGCCCAGACCAGATCGAACCCCCAACAGCGACCTAAACCAAAGGAACCCGGAGCACCAAACCGCATCCAGGACCAAATCAAGCTCCCAAACGAAACACGAGATGGCGAGCCAAACCTTACCCCGAAACTGCCCGCTTTTCGGGCCCGGAAGTACAACTCGCTGCTTCTCGGCGCCGCACGGATTCCGGCGATCAGGGCCTCGATCGGGAGCCCCCGGAGCCGCGGCGTCGGGATGAGGGGCAGggtggggcggggggggggggggggggggggggattatgACGGAGAGAGAAGATAGAAATTATCAAAAGCGAGAGAGTAGTGAGTCGCCGAACACAGGGTGCGATTCTGTAGGAAAAGCTGCTGAACCGAAAGTCTTACACCCTCTTTGAATGAAAAATTGGCTTGAAATTGGAAATTTAGAATTTATGGATCGATTTTGTTGTTTAGGATGGTTACAGAATTGACCTATAGAAACGCAGTTGAATTCCAAACCAGCCCTCGCGCGTGTCCGTCCGGTGCGACAAGTTTCCGAGCCTCGCACATCGGAATCGCACGGAAACGCTTTCTACCCCGCGCACCCCTTCGCTGACGTGCGAGACCCGAAGCCCCCCAGCCGCCGTCGCtgccatccggccgccgccgctgccATCCGAccaccgtcgtcgccgtcgcaTTCGGTCACCTCCGCCCCCGCATCCGGCGTCCTCCGTGGCCGCCGCATCCGGCCACCTGTACCCCCGCATCCGACCACCTCCACCCTCCATCCGACTGCTCCGCCCTGAGCCGCCACAGCTGCTCTGCCTCGAGCGAGACCtgaagccccgccgccgccaccgccttctGGCCACTTTCATAGCCGCCGCATCCGACCACCTCCGCCCCCGTATTCGGCTGCTCCGTGAGCAATTCCATGGTTTGCACATCCAAACATGATCTGGAATTAGGTGCTAGCCTTTGATTCCAACAACAAATATCAAGCACATCCAAACAACAGAATTTAAATTAGAGGCCATTTCCTTTCCATCTTGGATTTGGTATTCCAGTCCAATTCAATTTCGAGCTAGTTTTTCCTACACCCAAAAGAGGGTTATGGGAATCGTTTACAGTCGGCGCGTCGGTCGAACGCTTCGGTCGGTCCATCTCGCGTCGTCTCATGCGACTAGATCAAGCGGCTCGTATCTCGTCTCGCACCCTTATCCCATCGCACAAATTTGTGGTCACACGTGAGCTCCCAACTCTCTCTCGACGGACCTCCTCCTACCGCGCGCTCCTGCCTTTTTCGATTCCACCACTACGGCGGCGAGCAGTACGGGAGAGCGAGCGGCAACGACGCACGACCCCGGCGAGGACGCCGTCTACCCCACATCGACGGCGAGCTGCGACGGCGAATAGCACCGGCGAGCTGCGACGGGCGCACAAACCCGGCGAGCGGCGATAGCCACCGGCCCCGGTGAACGGCGCCCAGCCCCGGCGAGGTTGTCGTTTCGCCCGTCCCCACGAGCATGACCACCTCTTTTCCCAGCTCTGGCGGACAAGCTACATAACTGCGATGGCGAGGCACACCCATGACACAGGGATGCTGGAACCAACATTGATTTTTGCTACATGCTTCAACCGGCATCAcaaatttgctacaaccggtatcgctatctgttagagcatatttctccatatgtagttttggtaattgatgacaatcactatggactaatgtttgccttaagttatatttgtaggatttgtccataggcacttcttgaagtccactcgttggtttcaaggagtttatatgatgaccaaggtggcattcaaggttttatccaaagattggtcataaagagacAAGGTTGAGaaacttattactcttgggtgcttggtaccctatacttgttcttcttgggttctttggaatcctagaagcttggtggtgccttggagatcaatcattgtggtgtaaaagtccgggcaagcgtcgggatctccaattaggttgtggagattaccccgagcatttgaggtcatcccGGAGCaacagtccattgtggtgaagcttcgtggtgttgttgggagcctccaattaagttgtggagattgtcccaaccttgtttgtatgggctCGGTGACCACCTTCAAGGGTCcctttgtgacatcctcgacttttgctacagtagtgattgtaattaagctacagtgatcaaccgctaatgatgccacgtcatcgaattcccatctcagacccgcgtggattcgcgtctgtccggatcgatgatttgaaagcaaagggaagcactttatcggttcattacaagtattaaaaggatatatatataaaaggaaagtattaaagaaataataatgataaaagaaagaaagaaaactgaaagaaagaaataataaaaaagggaaaaggtaaaacaaaataaaaacaaatcaaaaaaaagggAAAGCAACCCACCCCCCCTGacccaactgggctcaaggcccagccggcccccaCCTCCATCCCGCAACCCTAATCCCCCTGggagccgccgccccctcccctcgctactccctccctttcccacgccgccgccagccacccccccccccccctcgtggggggccccacccccccaccgacactccctctctctctcggtccTCCCACCCCACGAGAGACAGCCCCCACCCCCAcgatctccctcctctcccatggCGACTCCCTCTCCCCCCCgtcgccccctcctctccacctcgcctcccctcccagatcctcccccgccggccttctccctccaccgcccctaccccggcggcccctcatcccCCTCACCCCCGGGCGGCCCCTCCCCTGTCTCCCGCTGGCGAGCTTCTCCACCGAGCCACCCCACCACGtcggcgagccgcccccccacggctcctctcctcccccggcggccccgccCCTCACTGCCTCCTCGCCTCCCCCCCGCCGGCCTCCTTcccctcggccacctcctcccgcggtgagccccggccgcccctcggcctcctcctccccgcggcgagccccggcccccgtcggccatcttccgctcggtccgggagggaccgggcagggagacatcacCAACTCACCGGATCCGACCGGATCCGACcgtctccccctcgccggcacgtcaccaccatcgtcaccgtcaccgtcaccgcaaccacgccgtctccaccgtcaccttcgtgcgaactccggcttcaccgggccgtcacgtcaccgtcggtgagcccttttacgggctcctcccaccctctccttcaGTTTTCCGCCCCGGATCCGTTCCGGAGATTAGTTCCCTTTTCCGACGCCGTTGAGGTCTCGTAGGGTGGTGGAGTTTTGCCCCattcctctctgttgagagatgaaCAGATGAACAGAGAGGGCAGAGATGAGAGttaaagaaaaatgaataaaaataagagatgtattagatgccgtatgtatgtatgtatgtatgtatgtatgtatgtattcgataccctattatgtatgtatttgcgtatataggcatgtggagggatacgacatttgtatgtctatttatttgtgattaaaatgtgaatttggccttaggtcacttaccggtggggccagtgcacccgctgtctatgacagggaggccccacgcggtagttaatgtaaataataataataataataatgttttattaaataaagaaatagatatattagttaaaaataattaattaacataattagagtatgacacgtgggtccctcgttgaattaatctgattaataaataattaatcttaataaaacttgtgcctatgacgttcgggacccgctggtcagttgaccggtcaaacgttgatgtcagcctgacatcgcgatgatgtcataataggattttactaaatcttttaaatctgtttttaattcttaaataattaataaaactttaaaaattaatattaaataatccgtaagtcagatcgaaataatttcaacatgaaagttgatcagcaaagcgagacgaacccggatacacggcccgttcgtctgtcacgcgtccctagcatagtaaacatggaacttttccatcgtttccagtgtaactggtagtagcccgagacccggaaaatatcgtcagatattcttccgacccgtctatgacggatgttgctgcgttagctcatgtctagcctgcatatttccatgtcatgctttgtgttgcatcggtgctattatttattgtttcttccctctcttcttaccggtagaccccgagactgacgctgctgccgggtacatctacgaccctgccgatcagtcctttgccgtagagcagcaaggcaagcaaactccccttgatcattcctatatcgcctatgtctttctttctactgcttgcattagtattttgctactgttgtagttagctcctatatctgatgcatagcctgtttttgatgaactgttactttcagtcctgtacttttaacctgcttagtataggtggagcagtcatcccctctgaccccgtagttcagttgccccgcttgtttttcaaTCTCAATCtccgatcgacgagccagacccgacacagcacgttcaccccccttcgttgtacgacgctacagggatactgtcgggtaccgagggtgacacctcgctaagtactcctgatgatatctctgtagtatagctagtcggtcgtggttatcgagggtgattcctctttcaccattcccgatgacgcctctgtcgtgcaaccccgcgagtgtgggacccccgagggtgattcctctaagcccaccttgacgggtacatcgttcgggatccaacgagggtgattcctcggattccccccgatgttacaaccacacagttactcgaccatgttactgggttcattggtgattagttgtaagccgggtggattcccgtgagactgtgttgttggcctaattaaaatgctaatggatttgggtatttgatctgggttggtcggagaccttttcgcactaaccggctacgcgggaagaattatgggtactcggcgtcgcggtatcagccgaagcttttcagatgccaacagtgtagcggcgcgcgcccgagtggtcccgagatgcatcgtgcttgtgattaagggatgctaggactgacgtcggccgcccacgccacgtgcaggagcgtgaaggggaactgggcccatgaaccctttgtgcttaggatttagaccggcgggctgacctctctgattagtcttaggtggggctgcgacgtgtcgatattccgaggccgggcaggacccagaaaagtatgtccggccagagtgttatcgagcgtgacgggacatgtggtgcacccctgcagggatgaaaattaactattcggatagccgtgtccacggttacaggacgacttggagttgtgccccgatcttttacaactacaattgttacttaactggaattagtttgcctcgggattgcttcctcgtaggagtcgagggaggatctttaggcgtgacctcactttaatattgctgcaacaatatgactattattgtgttacccctgttctactctcgtctattgctgcaagaccctgaagatgctagtcttcgataggactaggccttctctctctattctcgcattgctgcagtcagtccacatataacccccttctttgatactgatgcattattagaatagttctgatgtaagacttgcgagtactttggatgagtactcaccgctgctttgctccccccttgttcccttgatccgtttgctgcgaccagatgatgaagcccaggagatggaggtccccgtcgccgacgactgctaccccgacggtgcctactactacgtggaggccgctgatgatcaggagtagttaggaggttcccaggcaggaggcctcgcctcgttcgatcgttgtatcttttgtgctagccttctctaaggcaccccatgttttatgtctgtactcagatatttgttgcttccgctgactcgtgtgtttatcgagctttcgtattctagccctcgaggcccctggcttgtaatatgaagctgatgttattttatttgtgtctagagttgtgttgtgatatctccccgtgagtccttgggtttgatcgtacgcatttgcgtgtatgattagcgtacgattaagccgagggcgtcacacccttagtggaatcacgacatcttgcgttgtgcgagggcgtgaggagataacagtggccttagtggcttcttgggggggcattgtgcctccacactgctccaaacggaggttagcatctgcaagggtgtgaacttcgggatacatcatcgtctctgcgtgcctcggttatctcttacccgagccctttacttatgcactttactttgtgatagctatattgtttcttgttatatatcttgctatcagttagttgtttatcttgcttagcataagttgttggtgcacataggtgagcctagttgttttaggttttgtgcttgataaattaaacgttagttttattccgcatttttcaagcctaaaccgtaattattttaaagcgcctattcaaccccctctaagtgacatccacgtcctttcactatgTGCTACCACCGGTATCGCATTTTGCTACATCGCACATGGCTTTGCGGTTTTTGCTTCAACCGGCAACGAAAAAAGCTACATCTGATGACGTGATTTACTCCAACGGCCACGACGAAGTTTATGGTGCGACGATGGTGCTGCGATTTTTGTTGCAACCGGCAGCAGAAAAAGCTATCATGGGCTGTCAATTTTGCTACAAGCAGCAACGAAAAAAGCTACAACCTCATGCCGGCGGAGCATCATGGCTCGCCGATCACCACAGTCATTCACCAATTTTGCTACAACCAGTGTCAAAAATTGCTACAACCGTTGACACGCCATGTTACAACCAGCACATAGAATTGCTACATTCGTTGATGGAAAAAGATTCAAATTGCAGCAAAAAAACTTCAACTTGTGAAAATAGCTTCAACTGTCGTGAAAAAAGCTTCAAGCGACAtgtaaaaaaagcttcaaccgataCGGCATGCCGGCGATTGTGGGAGCGATGACATTCGGGATCTGCAAGCCAACGGCATGGCGATGCTGGATCGGAGAGGGAAAAAAACTTCAAGCAACACG harbors:
- the LOC123407129 gene encoding serine/threonine-protein kinase STY13-like, producing MMESAKFPGIISAVSGQDGGVNFCDMAYYQKLGEGSTMSIDSLNSMQTSMHGGSIMSVDNSSVGSTDSRTGMLNHPSHRGPVAVVSYSVGNSIFRPGRVSHALSDDALAQALMDTRFPTETLKDYEEWTIDLGKLHMGLPFAQGAFGKLYRGTYNGMDVAIKLLERPEADPPQAQLLEQQFVQEVRMLAELRHPNIVKFVGACRKPIVWCIVTGYAKGGSVRNFLNRRQNRSVPLKLAVKQALDVARGMAYVHGLGFIHRDLKSDNLLISGDKSIKIADFGVARIEVKTEGMTPETGTYRWMAPEMIQHRPYNQKVDVYSFGIVLWELITGTLPFPNMTAVQAAFAVVNKGVRPAIPHDCLPALGEIMTRCWDANPDVRPPFTDVVRMLERVEIEVLNNVRKARFRCCISQPMTLD